The DNA window GGCAGCAGGAGGCAGGCGGGGAGCAGCGCCCCGGGGCACCCCGTGCCTGCGATCCACCAGGGTGGCTGAACCTACCGCGTCCCCTCGGGGCCGCCGCCCAGGGCCCCTCCCTCCGCAGCGGCTGGGGAAGCAAGGCCCCACGACCCCGGGGAGAGGCGCGGGCCGGGGGAAGCAAGGCCCACGACCAGGGGAGAAGCAAGGCCCACGACCCCGGGGGAAGCAAGGCCCACGACCCCGGGAGAGGTGCGGGCCGGGGGAAGCAAGGCCCACGATCCCGGGGGAAGCAAGGCCCacgacccggggggggggggggaagcaaggcCCACGACCAGGGGGGAAGCAAGGCCCacgaccccgggggggggggggggaagcaaggcCCACGACCAGGGGAGAAGCAAGGCCCACGACCCCGGGGGGAAGCAAGGCCCACGACCCCGGGGGAAGCAAGGCCCCACGACCCCGGGGGGAAGCAAGGCCCACGACCCCGGGGAGAGGCGCGGGCCGGGGGAAGCAAGGCCCACGACCCCGGGGGAGAAGCAAGGCCCacgacccgggggggggggggggaagcaaggcCCACGACCAGGGGAGAAGCAAGGCCCACGACCCCGGGGGGAAGCAAGGCCCACGACCCGGGGGGAAGCACGGCCCACGACCCGGGGGGAAGCAAGGCCCACGACCCGGGGGGAAGCACGGCCCACGACCCCGGGGAGAGGCGCGGGCCGGGGGAAGCAAGGCCCacgacccgggggggggggggggaaggcaagGCCCACGACCCGGGGGGGAAGCAAGGCCCACGACCCCGGGGGAGAAGCAAGGCCCacgacccgggggggggggggggaagcaaggcCCACGACCAGGGGAGAAGCAAGGCCCACGACCCCGGGGGAAGCAAGGCCCACGACCCCGGGGAGAGGTGCGGGCCGGGGGAAGCAAGGCCCACGATCCCGGGGGAAGCAAGGCCCacgacccgggggggggggggaagcaaggcCCACGACCAGGGGGGAAGCAAGGCCCACGACCCCGGGGGAAGCAAGGCCCACGACCCGGGGGGAAGCAAGGCCCACGACCCCGGGGAGAGGCGCGGGCGGACCGGGGGAAGCAAGGCCCACGACCCCGGGGGAGAAGCAAGGGCCCAcgacccggggcgggggggggggggagcaaggcCCACGACCCGGGGGGAAGCAAGGCCCACGACCCTGGGGAGAGGCGCGGGCCGGGGGAAGCAAGGCCCACGACCCTGGGGAGAGGCGCGGGGCGGCGGCCGCAGTCAGGACAGGACGCGCGTGAGCCGGCAGGGGTTTATTGTCAGGGAACAGGAGGCCAAAGGTCTTCAGCGCCCCGTGGGCCAGCAGGCACACAGCGCCCGGCGCTCCGCCTGCAGCAGGAGCGTCTCTGTCTGCAACGCAAAGCAAGAGGCGGCCATGGAGGGGGGGGCCCAGCCGCTGCTGTCCACCCCGGGCGGCCATGGGGGGGGGCCCAGCCGCTGCTGTCCACCCCGGGCGGCCATGGAGGGGGGGCCCAGCCGCTGCTGTCCACCCCGGGCGGCCATGGAGGGGGGGCCCAGCCGCTGCTGTCCACCCCCGGGCGGCCATGGAGGGGGGGGGCCCAGCCGCTGCTGTCCACCCCGGGCGGCCATGGAGGGGGGGGGCCCAGCCGCTGCTGTCCACCCCGGGCGGCCATGGAGGGGGGGCCCAGCCGCTGCTGTCCACCCCCGGGCGGCCATGGAGGGGGGGCCCAGCCGCTGCTGTCCACCCCGGGCGGCCATGGAGGGGGGGGGCCCAGCCGCTGCTGTCCACCCCGGGCGGCCATGGAGGGGGGGCCCAGCCGCTGCTGtccacccccggccccccccccgcccaggacgGCTAGACCACCTTTGCCCCCCTCCTCAGCTCCctccccccgcagccccgcccgccccgttCCCACGGGAGGCCTCCTCTCCCACCCGTGCCTTCCTCTCCCGCTCGGCCGCCCGGCTCCGCTTCCCCCCTTCCCGCGGTTAGTTGGCCATAGAGTCTGCGGGGCTCCCCAGCCGGCCCGCTCCGAACCCcgaccctcagccctcagcctcccgcGCAGCCGGGGCGCcggcgtcggggggggggggggctgctctgcccaggccccgccctctcctCGGCCTCAGTGTCCCCCGGGTCCTCGGGACGGAgcccggcggggaggggcggggaggggcggggaggggcgggcgctCACACCCGCGCGTCCAGGCTGTGCGCCGTCTTCCGCAGGTCCTGGAGCGCGCGCTGCATGAACTCGAACGCGTGGCAGTCCACGCACGGGCGGcctgcgggggccgggggggggggcgggcgagcGCTGAGCCCTGGGCCCGGCCTCGGGGGCGAGGCGAGCCcggcgcccccgcgcccccgcccccggcacgCGCGCCCCCGGCACGCGCGCCCCCGCacgcgcgcccccgcccccgccccgccccccgcacgcgcgcccccgcccccgccccccaccccgccccccgccccggcaccTACTCTGCGCGGGGGACGGCGCTcccggcggcgcggcggcgggctCCGCGCGGGCGCCCAGCAGCGCCAGGCTCAGCAGcaagcagcagcagcggcggcggcggccacagCCGGGACCCGCGCGCGGGCGGGGGCGCCATGGCCGAGGAGGAGCCCGGGCCGCCCTGCGGCGAGCGACGGGGGTCAGCCGCGGGCCCGGGCCCCCcgagcccgccccggccccgccccgagccccgcaCCCCCCGCCCTCCGGGCCCGCCTAGGTCCTCcggggcccgcccgcccggccccgagcCCGCACCTcggcctcccggccccgcccatcCCGCCCCGCCGACCCGAGCCCGCCGGGCTCCTCCCGGGCCGGCCGACCCCCTACCGAGCCCCGAGCCCGCACCCCCCGCCTCCCGGGCCCGCcgacccccgcccggcccccgcgtcCCGCAAACCGCGGTCCCGCCCATCCCTGCCCGCGACCCCCGGAGCCGCTACCCGCCCGCCACACCTCCCGGCCCGCGGCCCCCGTCTCGCCAGCACCCGGGCTCCGAGGACCCCACCGGGCCGccatcccccgcc is part of the Perognathus longimembris pacificus isolate PPM17 chromosome 16, ASM2315922v1, whole genome shotgun sequence genome and encodes:
- the C16H4orf48 gene encoding LOW QUALITY PROTEIN: neuropeptide-like protein C4orf48 homolog (The sequence of the model RefSeq protein was modified relative to this genomic sequence to represent the inferred CDS: inserted 2 bases in 1 codon), which produces MAPPPARGSRLWPPPPLLLXLLLSLALLGARAEPAAAPPGAPSPAQSRPCVDCHAFEFMQRALQDLRKTAHSLDARTETLLLQAERRALCACWPTGR